Genomic DNA from Candidatus Methylomirabilota bacterium:
CCTACACCCCCAAGCATCTCGCCGAGAAGATCCTCACCTCGAAGAGCGCGCTCGAAGGGGAGCGCAAGCAGGTCACCGTGCTGTTCGCCGATCTGAAGGGCTCGATGGAGTTGCTCGCCGACCGCGATCCCGAGGAGGCGCGCAAGCTCCTCGATCCGGTGCTCGAGCGGATGATGGAGGCCGTGCACCGCTAC
This window encodes:
- a CDS encoding zinc ribbon domain-containing protein; amino-acid sequence: MTCPRCQTENPPQAKFCLGCAAPLAARCASCAAQLPASAKFCPECAHPVSGATAGQSRFATPKSYTPKHLAEKILTSKSALEGERKQVTVLFADLKGSMELLADRDPEEARKLLDPVLERMMEAVHRY